A section of the Enterococcus montenegrensis genome encodes:
- a CDS encoding phosphatidylglycerophosphatase A family protein — protein MVIETKTLEEKARELLTSRGVSLDEIGELVMFLQKDYIKDITLEKCVESVNSVLTKREVHNAIITGIQLDILAEEGKLLDPLQEIVADDEGLYGIDEILALSIVNVYGSIGFTNYGYIDKVKPGILKELNSHDGKHVHTFLDDIVGAIAASAASRLAHQNPGKSHYITQ, from the coding sequence ATGGTAATTGAAACAAAAACACTCGAAGAAAAAGCCCGTGAATTATTGACAAGTCGTGGTGTTTCCCTAGATGAAATTGGCGAGTTGGTAATGTTTTTACAAAAAGATTATATCAAAGATATCACCTTGGAAAAATGTGTTGAAAGCGTCAATAGTGTCTTAACCAAACGAGAAGTCCACAATGCGATTATCACAGGTATTCAATTGGATATTTTAGCTGAAGAAGGAAAATTACTTGATCCTTTACAAGAAATTGTGGCAGATGACGAAGGTCTTTATGGTATTGATGAAATCTTGGCGCTGTCGATTGTTAACGTCTATGGTTCCATCGGTTTCACGAATTACGGCTATATCGACAAAGTAAAGCCTGGCATTTTAAAAGAATTAAACAGCCACGATGGCAAACATGTCCATACCTTTTTAGATGATATTGTCGGAGCTATTGCGGCTTCTGCTGCTAGTCGTTTAGCTCACCAAAATCCCGGTAAGTCCCATTACATCACCCAATAA
- a CDS encoding CvfD/Ygs/GSP13 family RNA-binding post-transcriptional regulator: MSYKIGDILEGQVTGIQPYGAFVSLDDKTQGLIHISEVQSGYTKNIHDILSVGEKVKVQIIDIDEYSQKISLSKRTLEKNYVPNRNYKKRYFTNKNKKIGFTSIKKVLPDWIDEAVAYLHSENRAK, translated from the coding sequence ATGTCTTATAAAATCGGCGATATTCTTGAAGGTCAAGTTACAGGTATTCAGCCTTATGGTGCCTTCGTTTCTTTGGATGATAAAACCCAAGGACTGATACATATTTCTGAAGTACAGTCTGGTTATACTAAAAATATTCATGATATTTTGTCCGTTGGGGAAAAAGTAAAGGTCCAAATTATTGATATTGATGAATATTCACAAAAAATCAGTTTATCTAAACGAACGCTAGAAAAAAATTATGTTCCAAATCGCAATTACAAAAAACGCTACTTTACAAATAAAAATAAAAAAATTGGTTTTACCTCAATTAAAAAAGTATTACCAGACTGGATTGATGAGGCTGTAGCCTATTTGCATTCTGAAAATCGCGCGAAATAA
- a CDS encoding AI-2E family transporter, with translation MEKKTSRWIKFLGGKNLIFTLVALLLLGAVLWLFAQLDFLFDPFVTIFKAISGPLILTMVLYYLFNPIIDWLEGKGVKRVISVAALFIVLISLVVVAVVLISPIIQKQVLSLVSSFPDYMDKTIKMITKLFDNSPFEEPLDQTMEKLQNWSEGLSSQVTDYLSGVIKGASNVVSTITSTVLIIGTAPIITFFLLKDDRKFFSYVTKLIPPRFRKDAKAIAGSMNTQVGAYLKGQVLVSIAIGLLTFIGFLIIGMPFAGSLSLLTGVTAIIPYIGPFIAFIPAFIVALMSSFGMLVKMCLVWVIVQMSNGHLIEPAVMGKHLLVHPITIVLVLLVMGDLMGMFGLIFGIPIYAVIKVLCIYFFRKLKGRYNRFYGEYGKYEETDFEE, from the coding sequence ATGGAGAAAAAAACCAGTCGCTGGATAAAATTTTTAGGTGGTAAAAATTTAATTTTTACTTTAGTAGCGTTACTTTTATTAGGCGCTGTTTTGTGGCTCTTTGCCCAGTTAGATTTCTTATTTGATCCGTTTGTGACAATTTTTAAAGCCATTAGTGGCCCGCTTATTCTAACAATGGTCTTATATTATTTATTTAATCCCATTATTGATTGGCTGGAAGGTAAAGGGGTGAAGCGGGTAATTAGTGTAGCAGCTTTATTTATTGTTTTGATTAGTTTAGTCGTAGTTGCTGTTGTTTTAATTAGTCCGATTATTCAAAAACAAGTTCTCTCTTTAGTCTCTTCTTTTCCAGATTACATGGATAAGACGATAAAAATGATCACGAAGCTTTTTGATAATTCACCATTTGAAGAACCGTTGGATCAAACAATGGAAAAATTGCAGAATTGGTCTGAGGGACTTTCTAGCCAAGTAACCGATTATTTATCAGGGGTTATTAAAGGGGCTTCCAATGTTGTTTCAACTATTACCAGCACAGTATTAATTATTGGGACGGCACCAATCATTACTTTTTTCTTATTAAAAGATGATCGCAAATTTTTTAGTTATGTTACCAAGTTGATTCCACCTCGTTTTCGTAAAGATGCCAAAGCGATTGCAGGGAGCATGAATACGCAAGTAGGAGCATATTTGAAAGGACAAGTTTTAGTTAGTATTGCGATTGGCTTGTTGACCTTTATTGGCTTTTTAATTATTGGTATGCCATTTGCCGGGTCGTTATCCTTACTAACTGGTGTGACGGCTATCATTCCATATATTGGCCCATTTATTGCCTTTATCCCAGCTTTTATTGTCGCATTGATGTCTTCTTTTGGCATGTTAGTAAAAATGTGTCTGGTTTGGGTAATTGTCCAAATGTCCAATGGGCATCTGATTGAACCAGCAGTGATGGGCAAACATCTTTTAGTACATCCAATTACGATTGTTTTAGTCTTATTGGTAATGGGAGATTTAATGGGGATGTTTGGTCTGATTTTTGGGATTCCTATTTACGCTGTGATAAAGGTTTTATGTATTTATTTCTTCCGTAAACTAAAAGGGCGGTATAATCGCTTTTATGGTGAGTATGGGAAATATGAAGAGACTGATTTTGAAGAATAA
- a CDS encoding peptidylprolyl isomerase yields MSDFPQLTLENQTGHKALIKTNRGNILVQLFPELAPKTVQNFEALANKGYYDGVIFHRVIPDFMIQGGDPTGTGMGGESSFGGNFEDEFSKELFNVRGALSMANAGPNTNGSQFFIVNNQNVPGNMLGQLEGAGYPSEIIEAYKQGGTPWLDFRHTVFGHVVEGMDVVDEIANVQRGPQDKPVHDVVIETVEILAD; encoded by the coding sequence GTGAGCGATTTTCCACAATTAACATTAGAAAACCAAACTGGCCACAAAGCACTAATCAAAACAAACCGTGGCAACATTTTAGTACAACTATTTCCAGAATTAGCCCCAAAAACAGTCCAAAACTTTGAAGCATTAGCCAATAAAGGCTATTATGATGGTGTTATTTTCCACCGTGTCATTCCAGATTTCATGATTCAAGGCGGCGATCCAACCGGTACTGGTATGGGTGGTGAAAGCAGTTTTGGTGGGAATTTTGAAGACGAATTTTCAAAAGAATTGTTTAACGTTCGGGGAGCGTTGTCTATGGCCAATGCCGGACCAAATACTAATGGTAGCCAATTCTTTATTGTGAACAACCAAAATGTTCCAGGGAATATGCTGGGACAATTAGAAGGTGCGGGTTATCCTTCTGAAATTATTGAAGCGTATAAACAAGGCGGCACACCGTGGTTAGATTTCCGTCATACTGTCTTTGGTCATGTGGTTGAAGGCATGGATGTCGTAGATGAAATTGCGAATGTTCAAAGAGGCCCGCAAGATAAACCAGTTCATGATGTGGTCATTGAAACGGTTGAAATTTTAGCCGATTAA
- a CDS encoding GNAT family N-acetyltransferase — protein MKIRLIEKTDDKTIAKIIRTSLEDCNLAIPGTAYFDSELDQLSTYYAASPKRNYFVITEKDEILGGVGIAEFYPEKNICELQKLYLTKKAQGKGYSNELMVAALAFATKAGYRAIYLESHHSLQAALSLYQKFDFKMLKTPLLPTAHNAMDCFLLREL, from the coding sequence ATGAAAATTCGTCTAATCGAAAAAACAGATGATAAAACAATCGCCAAGATTATTCGTACAAGTCTTGAAGACTGCAACTTAGCAATCCCAGGAACTGCTTATTTTGATTCCGAACTAGACCAACTGTCTACTTACTATGCTGCTTCACCTAAACGAAACTATTTTGTTATCACAGAAAAGGATGAAATTCTCGGAGGTGTCGGAATTGCCGAATTTTATCCTGAAAAAAATATTTGCGAGCTGCAAAAGTTATACTTAACCAAAAAAGCACAAGGAAAAGGCTACAGCAATGAATTAATGGTTGCCGCTTTAGCCTTTGCAACAAAGGCTGGGTATCGCGCAATCTATTTAGAGAGCCACCACAGTTTACAAGCAGCATTAAGCCTCTATCAAAAATTTGATTTCAAAATGCTTAAAACACCCTTACTTCCCACTGCTCACAATGCAATGGATTGCTTTTTACTAAGAGAACTTTAA
- the tadA gene encoding tRNA adenosine(34) deaminase TadA, with translation MLKFGEVKNVEKSSSLDTLTKEKYMLLALEQAKKAQAIGEVPIGAVVVLDGKVIGYGYNRREADQDATAHAEMFAIREACQNIDSWRLERSQLFVTLEPCPMCSGAMQLARVEEVYFGAYDPKGGAAGSLLTILTDERFNHWSYVEGGILQADCGQILTDFFRALRAKNKAEKKMRKLTLDLPTE, from the coding sequence ATGCTAAAATTTGGCGAGGTGAAAAATGTGGAAAAAAGCAGTAGCTTGGATACTTTAACAAAAGAAAAATATATGCTCTTGGCCTTAGAACAGGCAAAAAAAGCGCAAGCTATCGGAGAAGTACCGATTGGTGCCGTAGTTGTTTTAGACGGTAAAGTTATCGGTTATGGATACAACCGCCGCGAGGCAGATCAAGATGCAACTGCACATGCAGAAATGTTTGCCATTCGCGAGGCGTGTCAAAATATCGACAGTTGGCGTTTAGAACGCAGTCAACTATTTGTCACATTAGAACCCTGCCCCATGTGTAGCGGGGCGATGCAATTAGCCCGCGTAGAAGAAGTTTATTTTGGTGCTTATGATCCAAAAGGTGGCGCAGCTGGTTCATTATTGACAATTTTAACTGATGAACGCTTTAACCATTGGTCTTATGTTGAAGGCGGCATTTTACAAGCGGACTGTGGTCAGATCTTAACTGACTTTTTCCGGGCATTGCGGGCAAAAAACAAAGCCGAGAAAAAAATGCGTAAACTTACATTAGATCTTCCGACGGAATAA
- a CDS encoding NAD(P)/FAD-dependent oxidoreductase, producing MEVYDITIIGAGPAGMFAGFYAGMRNAKTKIIDSLPQLGGQLSTLYPEKNIYDIPGYVQIKANDLVQVLEKKLQTFPHTYCLGEEVIHLEKQDDVIVITTDKDTHYTKAAILALGNGSFQPRKLTVPNAKTFEKRGLDYYVNDLMKYAGKKVALAGGGDSAIDWALMLEPIAAEVHLIHRRDKFRALEHSVENLYQSSVNIMTPYVINDVHGADFLDGVSLQHVKTKEKIELAVDHLLVNYGFTSNLNVKDWNLAGTRQTITVNSDMSTSIPGIYACGDIAGYEGKVKLIATGFGEAPTAVNNALHFIDPKNRTQPAHSTSLF from the coding sequence ATGGAAGTCTATGATATTACCATTATCGGTGCTGGTCCAGCGGGGATGTTCGCGGGTTTTTATGCAGGGATGCGCAATGCAAAAACAAAAATTATCGACAGTCTCCCCCAATTAGGCGGCCAGTTATCCACGCTTTATCCTGAAAAAAATATATACGATATTCCCGGTTACGTTCAAATAAAGGCCAATGACTTGGTGCAAGTTTTGGAAAAGAAGTTACAAACATTTCCCCATACTTATTGTTTAGGTGAAGAAGTGATTCACCTTGAAAAACAAGACGATGTCATTGTCATTACAACAGATAAAGATACCCACTACACCAAAGCCGCTATTTTAGCATTAGGAAACGGCTCGTTTCAGCCTCGTAAACTAACCGTGCCAAACGCCAAGACCTTTGAAAAGCGTGGTTTGGATTATTATGTCAATGATTTAATGAAATATGCTGGTAAAAAAGTCGCGTTAGCCGGCGGTGGCGATTCTGCCATTGACTGGGCCTTAATGTTAGAACCCATTGCCGCTGAAGTTCATTTGATTCATCGCCGCGACAAATTTCGTGCTTTAGAACACAGTGTTGAAAATCTTTACCAATCATCGGTTAATATTATGACGCCTTATGTGATTAACGACGTACACGGCGCCGACTTTTTAGATGGCGTAAGTCTGCAACACGTTAAGACTAAAGAAAAAATTGAGTTAGCGGTGGATCACCTTCTGGTAAACTACGGCTTTACTTCTAACCTAAATGTGAAAGATTGGAATTTGGCTGGAACAAGACAAACCATCACAGTCAATTCTGACATGAGTACTTCTATTCCGGGAATTTACGCCTGTGGTGATATTGCCGGTTATGAAGGCAAAGTAAAACTGATCGCAACCGGTTTTGGCGAAGCCCCAACTGCTGTGAACAACGCTTTGCATTTTATCGACCCTAAAAATCGAACCCAACCTGCTCATAGTACAAGTTTATTTTAA
- a CDS encoding MalY/PatB family protein, with translation MSSFDQRNERRHTNSVKWDSIATTYHKDDLLPLWVADMDFTAPPSVKQALLSYVEQGIYGYTLFGDDLYAAIINWQKKRHNYDIKKEDILFSPGVVPSIAVSIEAFTSKGDSVMIHDPVYPPFAQMVEENKRKLIRSPLKVVNGHFEMDFITMEAQMIKEDVKLFILCNPHNPGGRVWSKTELKQLGDLCKKHHCLVVSDEIHQDLIFAPYQHETFHNIDPSFADFSIVLTAATKTFNLAGIKNSMIFVKNAKLKAAFTAVQAKSEQDTINTFGLIGTKAAYEGGETWLTELLDYLQKNSAFTIEFLQKNLPQVKIMPPEGTYLFWLDFSAYNLTDTALNKKMIDEAGVVLNGGFTFGPNGKQHMRLNIACPKSTLQQGLEQIARAFK, from the coding sequence ATGTCAAGTTTTGATCAACGCAACGAACGCCGTCACACAAATAGCGTCAAATGGGATAGTATTGCAACAACTTACCACAAAGATGATCTATTGCCGTTGTGGGTAGCAGATATGGATTTTACTGCACCACCTTCTGTTAAACAAGCACTGCTTTCTTATGTAGAACAGGGAATTTACGGCTATACACTTTTTGGAGATGATCTATATGCTGCTATTATAAATTGGCAAAAAAAACGTCATAATTATGATATAAAAAAAGAGGATATCTTATTTTCCCCTGGCGTCGTACCAAGTATTGCTGTCAGTATTGAGGCTTTCACATCCAAAGGTGACAGCGTGATGATACACGATCCTGTCTATCCCCCTTTTGCCCAAATGGTAGAAGAAAACAAACGAAAATTAATTCGAAGTCCACTTAAAGTAGTCAATGGGCACTTTGAAATGGACTTTATCACAATGGAAGCGCAAATGATTAAAGAAGATGTCAAACTTTTTATTTTATGTAATCCCCATAATCCAGGTGGACGCGTTTGGAGCAAGACCGAATTAAAACAATTAGGTGACTTATGTAAAAAACATCATTGTTTGGTTGTAAGTGATGAAATTCATCAAGATCTGATATTTGCGCCTTATCAACATGAAACTTTCCATAATATCGATCCAAGTTTTGCTGATTTTTCTATTGTGTTAACTGCTGCTACCAAAACTTTTAATTTGGCAGGCATTAAAAACTCGATGATTTTTGTGAAAAACGCCAAATTAAAAGCCGCTTTTACCGCTGTTCAAGCAAAAAGTGAACAAGATACGATTAATACATTTGGACTGATTGGTACTAAAGCTGCTTATGAGGGTGGCGAAACATGGTTAACTGAACTGTTAGACTATTTACAAAAAAACAGCGCCTTTACCATTGAATTTCTCCAAAAAAATCTGCCGCAAGTAAAGATCATGCCCCCAGAAGGTACTTATCTTTTCTGGTTAGACTTTTCTGCTTATAATTTAACGGATACTGCGTTAAACAAGAAGATGATTGATGAGGCTGGTGTTGTTTTAAATGGAGGTTTTACATTTGGACCTAATGGAAAACAACACATGCGTCTAAACATTGCTTGTCCTAAATCCACATTACAACAAGGATTAGAGCAAATAGCACGGGCATTTAAATAA
- a CDS encoding bifunctional metallophosphatase/5'-nucleotidase has product MEKITIMHTNDLHSHLENWPKIRRYLEQRQRELAQKGHGAITVDLGDFVDRWHPLSEATNGKANVALMNAVHYDAATIGNNEGVGNSQYDLNHLYDEANFDVLLANLFDKKTLQPPKWSKEYKIITTKAGSKVGLIALTAPFPLTYSPNGWDIRYPLEILPNLVAHLRPQVDVLVLMSHLGIEDDQLIASEMPEIDVILGSHTHHLFPAGKVVNGVQLAAAGKFGYYIGEVRLELDENHKIISKMARTIETATLTTFPEDEEEIKGYLQKGHDLLKAQKVANLPYDLTLDLNGEHRLIDATLKAVEKRGQTDVAILNSGLFLQELPKGEVNQDQLHTTLPHPMHLLKVTLKGADVRRLVLEMEKNRNFLRNFPMLGMGFRGKIFGVITYDGIFYDSVNHEVYWLKEKLQDDKDYTFTTVDHFMFVPFFPTIEIAGKYEFLFPEFIRSVLGTYLQTHYPSK; this is encoded by the coding sequence ATGGAAAAAATTACCATTATGCATACCAATGATTTACACTCCCATTTAGAAAACTGGCCGAAAATCAGACGCTATTTGGAACAACGCCAGCGAGAATTAGCCCAAAAAGGTCATGGGGCTATTACAGTTGATTTAGGTGATTTCGTCGATCGTTGGCATCCTTTGTCAGAAGCGACAAATGGCAAAGCAAACGTTGCTTTAATGAATGCCGTTCATTATGATGCGGCTACAATCGGAAATAATGAAGGGGTCGGAAATTCCCAATACGATTTAAATCACCTGTATGATGAAGCCAATTTTGATGTTTTGTTAGCCAATTTATTTGATAAAAAAACTTTACAACCACCCAAATGGAGCAAAGAGTATAAAATTATCACCACAAAAGCTGGGAGTAAAGTTGGCCTAATTGCACTGACAGCACCATTTCCTCTTACCTATAGTCCTAATGGTTGGGATATTCGGTACCCATTAGAAATTTTGCCTAATTTAGTTGCCCATTTAAGACCGCAAGTTGATGTTTTGGTATTAATGAGTCATTTGGGAATTGAAGACGATCAGTTAATTGCCAGCGAAATGCCGGAAATCGATGTGATTTTAGGGTCCCATACCCACCATTTATTTCCAGCCGGTAAAGTGGTCAATGGCGTGCAATTAGCTGCCGCTGGAAAGTTTGGCTATTATATTGGAGAGGTTCGGCTGGAATTGGACGAAAATCATAAAATTATTTCCAAAATGGCGCGTACCATTGAAACTGCAACTTTAACGACGTTTCCAGAAGATGAAGAAGAAATTAAGGGCTATTTGCAAAAAGGGCATGACTTACTAAAAGCGCAAAAGGTCGCGAACTTACCTTATGATTTAACGCTGGATTTAAATGGCGAGCACCGCCTGATCGATGCAACATTAAAAGCGGTAGAAAAAAGAGGGCAGACAGATGTGGCTATTTTAAATAGTGGTTTATTTTTGCAAGAATTGCCAAAGGGTGAAGTGAATCAAGATCAACTCCATACGACTTTGCCCCACCCAATGCACCTTTTAAAGGTCACGTTAAAAGGTGCTGACGTCCGCCGTTTAGTTTTAGAGATGGAAAAAAATCGTAACTTTTTACGGAATTTTCCCATGCTGGGGATGGGATTTCGCGGGAAGATCTTTGGTGTAATCACGTATGATGGTATTTTTTATGACAGTGTGAACCATGAAGTTTATTGGTTAAAAGAAAAACTGCAAGATGATAAAGACTACACATTTACGACAGTGGATCATTTTATGTTTGTCCCGTTTTTTCCTACAATTGAGATTGCTGGTAAATACGAATTTTTATTTCCAGAGTTTATCCGTAGCGTGTTAGGGACGTATTTGCAAACTCACTATCCAAGCAAATAA
- a CDS encoding YczE/YyaS/YitT family protein translates to MPDFAKRFIQYVPGIFILALGTVLFSSCQLGVSSLVSVPFTTATITGLSLGNATSLVFGLLVIVEIILVKSLPLKILLQLPFSFLFGAVVDFYNVGLGLKDFVVTSLIGKIALLIAAVIATSVGAFLMVNSKLILNPPDGLVEIIALKKEKRFGQVKFYFDLTMITLAFLLGMIFLGQPNGIGFGTFTALLCVGRLIHFIEVKTSKHPIEETNEYAQMVAPDDPSDVKTP, encoded by the coding sequence ATGCCTGATTTTGCAAAACGTTTCATTCAATATGTCCCTGGGATTTTCATTTTAGCCTTGGGAACTGTGCTTTTTTCAAGTTGCCAACTAGGTGTCAGTTCTTTAGTTTCAGTACCTTTTACGACAGCGACCATTACCGGTCTATCCCTAGGTAATGCCACGAGTTTAGTCTTTGGCTTATTGGTTATCGTTGAGATTATCCTGGTCAAAAGTTTGCCATTAAAAATTCTTTTGCAATTACCTTTTTCATTTCTTTTTGGTGCAGTGGTAGATTTTTACAATGTCGGTTTAGGTTTGAAAGATTTTGTCGTGACAAGTCTAATTGGCAAAATTGCACTTTTAATTGCAGCCGTAATCGCTACTAGTGTGGGAGCCTTTTTGATGGTGAACTCCAAACTGATCTTAAACCCACCTGATGGTTTAGTAGAAATTATTGCGTTAAAAAAAGAAAAGCGCTTTGGTCAAGTCAAGTTCTATTTTGATTTAACGATGATTACCCTCGCCTTTTTATTGGGAATGATTTTTTTGGGCCAACCAAACGGGATTGGCTTTGGGACATTCACAGCTCTTTTATGTGTTGGACGTCTCATTCATTTTATCGAAGTAAAAACCTCCAAACATCCAATTGAAGAAACCAACGAATATGCGCAAATGGTAGCCCCCGATGACCCAAGTGATGTTAAAACGCCTTAA
- a CDS encoding DUF1450 domain-containing protein: MKPLIEFCEQNLSRQGNLLLEDEELKEKADFLITSCLSMCELCAEKLFVIVEGEVIVADTMSELLSKVKGAISEWDDF; the protein is encoded by the coding sequence ATGAAACCTTTAATCGAATTTTGTGAACAAAACCTAAGCCGGCAGGGCAACCTTTTATTAGAAGATGAAGAACTAAAGGAAAAGGCAGATTTTTTAATTACCAGTTGTTTAAGTATGTGTGAATTATGTGCCGAAAAATTATTTGTTATAGTTGAAGGAGAAGTCATTGTAGCTGATACGATGTCAGAGCTTTTAAGTAAAGTCAAAGGTGCTATTTCGGAGTGGGATGATTTTTAA
- a CDS encoding YutD family protein: MTKENKNLTEELTTVLEEVATEEVAKPQKGELVTPINETDFMIGQRQYKLVYDHREGFDAEKLGERFSEVLARYDYIVGDWGYEQLRLKGFFSADDKKAQPEQRIDTLEDYLYEYCNFGCAYFVIQRVGNKREKTQNRKRRKKNYTNQPAQAHIAEKKTEVKKKTKPVLKKKVEKQPTKKTEAAAKPVKKDGRKGGFTIRKRED; the protein is encoded by the coding sequence ATGACAAAAGAGAACAAAAATCTAACCGAAGAATTAACGACGGTTTTAGAGGAAGTCGCAACCGAAGAAGTGGCAAAACCGCAAAAAGGTGAGCTTGTGACACCGATTAATGAGACTGATTTTATGATCGGACAACGTCAGTATAAGCTTGTTTATGACCACCGGGAAGGCTTTGACGCAGAAAAATTAGGGGAACGTTTCAGCGAGGTTTTGGCTCGTTATGATTATATTGTTGGCGACTGGGGCTATGAGCAGCTACGCTTAAAAGGCTTTTTCAGTGCTGATGATAAAAAAGCACAACCAGAACAACGCATTGATACTTTAGAAGATTATTTATATGAATACTGTAATTTTGGCTGTGCCTATTTTGTGATCCAACGCGTAGGAAATAAGCGGGAGAAAACACAAAATCGTAAACGCCGTAAGAAAAATTACACGAATCAGCCGGCACAAGCACATATTGCCGAAAAGAAAACAGAGGTAAAGAAAAAAACAAAGCCGGTATTAAAGAAAAAAGTTGAAAAACAGCCGACTAAGAAAACAGAAGCTGCTGCAAAACCTGTCAAAAAAGATGGAAGAAAAGGCGGCTTTACCATTAGGAAGCGAGAAGATTAA
- a CDS encoding TIGR01457 family HAD-type hydrolase gives MYKGYLIDLDGTIYRGQEPIPAGKRFVDELKRRNLPFLFVTNNTTRSPETVSERLENEFDIKVAPATIYTASLATIDFMKADNAGNKVFVIGEAGLIDLILAAGFTWEEENPDYVVVGLDNHVTYEKFVLATLAIQKGATFIGTNPDKNIPTERGLLPGAGSLISLVETATQTKPIYIGKPEAIIMDKALEKIGLAKKDVIMVGDNYETDICSGLNNGIDTLLVLSGFTQKAEVATLPEAPTFVLDSLDEWDFEVQKR, from the coding sequence ATGTACAAAGGATACTTAATTGATTTAGATGGCACGATTTATCGTGGTCAAGAACCAATTCCAGCAGGAAAACGCTTTGTAGATGAATTAAAACGCCGTAATTTACCGTTTTTATTTGTCACGAATAATACAACCCGTAGCCCTGAGACAGTTTCAGAGCGCTTGGAAAATGAATTTGATATCAAAGTCGCGCCCGCAACAATTTATACAGCAAGTTTGGCTACCATTGATTTTATGAAAGCTGATAATGCCGGTAATAAAGTCTTTGTCATTGGTGAAGCAGGCCTGATTGACTTAATACTAGCGGCCGGTTTTACTTGGGAAGAAGAAAACCCAGATTATGTTGTGGTAGGGTTGGATAATCATGTAACGTATGAAAAATTTGTATTGGCAACTTTAGCCATTCAAAAAGGTGCTACTTTTATTGGGACTAATCCAGATAAAAACATTCCGACTGAACGCGGTTTGTTACCTGGAGCGGGCTCATTGATTTCATTAGTTGAAACAGCCACGCAAACAAAACCAATTTACATTGGAAAACCAGAAGCGATTATTATGGATAAAGCGCTGGAAAAAATTGGCTTAGCTAAAAAAGATGTGATTATGGTTGGCGACAATTACGAAACGGATATTTGCTCTGGGCTAAATAATGGCATCGATACCTTATTGGTGCTGTCAGGTTTTACTCAAAAAGCAGAGGTTGCTACCTTACCTGAGGCACCGACTTTTGTATTGGATTCATTAGATGAGTGGGATTTTGAGGTTCAAAAAAGATGA
- a CDS encoding TIGR01906 family membrane protein: MMKAWQRRLGFFSLFLTIITLVITVTINFRPLYVFDIHYLNILDYTVVDKTTLLKNFDKLMAFLNNPFASQLALPDFPMSEAGRGHFIDVKKLFMLNYAVLLVTFIPSLIFLVKLKRQQSLWRLILPFELGMVIPVVFGFVMATGFDRFFVTFHKLFFQNDDWLFDPRTDPIINVLPESFFMHCFILAFVLLELCFLAFVLWGRTSFKQKKQRS; this comes from the coding sequence ATGATGAAAGCTTGGCAAAGACGGTTAGGTTTTTTCAGCCTTTTTTTAACGATTATCACGTTGGTTATCACAGTAACGATTAACTTTCGGCCTTTATATGTCTTTGATATTCATTATTTGAATATCCTCGATTATACAGTTGTTGATAAAACGACATTGTTAAAAAATTTTGACAAACTAATGGCTTTTTTAAACAATCCCTTTGCAAGTCAATTGGCTTTGCCGGACTTTCCGATGTCTGAAGCTGGTCGGGGACATTTTATCGATGTTAAAAAGTTATTTATGCTAAATTATGCTGTTTTACTTGTAACCTTCATTCCTTCTTTGATCTTTTTAGTAAAGTTGAAAAGACAACAAAGTTTATGGCGCTTAATCTTGCCCTTTGAACTGGGGATGGTAATTCCAGTGGTTTTTGGCTTTGTGATGGCAACCGGGTTTGATCGTTTTTTTGTGACATTTCACAAATTGTTTTTCCAAAATGATGACTGGTTATTTGACCCCAGAACAGATCCAATCATTAATGTTTTACCGGAAAGTTTTTTTATGCACTGCTTTATTTTAGCGTTTGTTTTATTGGAATTGTGCTTTTTAGCTTTCGTTTTATGGGGACGGACAAGTTTCAAGCAAAAAAAACAACGATCCTAG